In one window of Aquimarina spinulae DNA:
- a CDS encoding GNAT family N-acetyltransferase — translation MITIKEITSKGDLTTFVKFPFELYKDSPYYVPSIIKEEVDVMNPKKNPVFRNSDAKYFLAYKGDTIVGRIAAIINWIEVNEQKKPKVRFGWFDVIDDIEVTKALLKKVSEYGTQHGLEYMEGPVGFSNMDKAGILIKGFEELNTMITWYNYPYYSKHMEQLNFEPAATWVEYKIRVPKKTKEKVIKFAEVIKERYQLKLLKFKKSKEILQYADDMFDLLNKTYSSLQTFVPIQQYQIDMYKKKYLPYLNPEYITCIADKTGKLIAFSIVMPSFSKALKKMNGKVYPLRFLHILKAQRRNDTAAFYLIGVDPEYQNKGVTALIFKEMNEAFLRNGIEVVETNPELEENKAIQALWNGYEHEQHKMRRTFRKSI, via the coding sequence ATGATTACGATTAAAGAAATTACTTCAAAAGGAGATTTAACAACGTTTGTTAAATTTCCTTTTGAATTATATAAAGATTCCCCATACTATGTCCCTTCTATTATCAAAGAAGAAGTAGATGTGATGAATCCAAAGAAGAATCCTGTTTTTAGAAACTCTGATGCAAAATATTTTTTGGCTTACAAAGGCGATACCATAGTAGGAAGAATCGCTGCAATTATAAATTGGATTGAAGTAAACGAACAAAAAAAACCTAAAGTACGCTTTGGATGGTTTGATGTGATCGATGACATTGAAGTAACTAAAGCGTTATTAAAAAAAGTTTCAGAATATGGAACTCAACATGGTTTAGAATATATGGAAGGCCCGGTAGGTTTTTCGAATATGGATAAAGCAGGAATTCTAATTAAAGGATTCGAAGAGTTAAATACCATGATTACCTGGTATAATTACCCTTACTATTCAAAACATATGGAGCAACTTAATTTTGAACCAGCTGCTACATGGGTAGAATACAAAATAAGAGTTCCGAAAAAGACAAAAGAAAAGGTAATAAAATTTGCTGAGGTAATTAAAGAACGCTATCAGCTTAAACTTCTCAAATTCAAAAAAAGTAAAGAAATACTTCAGTATGCAGATGACATGTTTGATCTACTAAACAAAACCTATAGTAGCTTACAAACTTTTGTTCCTATACAGCAGTACCAGATAGATATGTATAAGAAAAAATACTTACCCTATCTAAATCCCGAATATATTACCTGCATTGCTGATAAAACAGGGAAACTTATAGCATTTTCGATCGTAATGCCTTCATTCTCTAAGGCTTTGAAAAAAATGAATGGTAAAGTATACCCGCTAAGATTTTTACATATCCTAAAAGCACAACGTAGAAATGATACAGCAGCTTTTTATCTTATAGGAGTTGATCCAGAATACCAAAATAAAGGAGTTACTGCACTTATCTTTAAAGAAATGAATGAAGCTTTTCTTCGTAATGGGATCGAAGTTGTCGAAACTAATCCCGAGCTTGAAGAAAATAAAGCAATCCAGGCCCTTTGGAATGGTTATGAACATGAGCAACATAAGATGAGGCGAACGTTTAGAAAAAGCATTTAA
- a CDS encoding PLP-dependent cysteine synthase family protein has protein sequence MREDIRAYNNVLELIGDTPLIKLNRIMNDFPGNYYAKVESFNPGHSTKDRIALYIIEEAERKGILKPGDTIIETTSGNTGFSLAMVSVIKGYDCILAVSSKSSKDKIAMLKNMGAKVYVCPAHVSADDPRSYYQVAKRLHEEIKGSVYINQYFNELNIDAHYNSTGPEIWEQTNGKLTHFIACCGTGGTISGTARFLKEKNSNVRVLGIDAYGSVIKKYHETREFDEEEIYPYRIEGLGKNLIPTATDFDVIDKFEKVSDEDSAHTARELVKKEGLFLGYTSGAAIQGVKQLAEQGEFDENSNVIIILPDHGSRYMSKVFSDDWMTEQGFFDSKNEIDATKVQFIK, from the coding sequence ATGAGAGAAGATATTAGGGCTTATAATAATGTTTTAGAGCTTATTGGCGATACCCCGCTTATAAAATTAAACAGAATTATGAACGATTTTCCGGGAAATTACTACGCAAAAGTAGAATCTTTTAACCCGGGACACTCCACCAAAGATAGAATTGCACTTTATATTATAGAAGAAGCAGAAAGAAAAGGTATTCTTAAACCTGGCGACACCATTATTGAAACAACAAGTGGTAATACAGGTTTTAGTTTAGCAATGGTTAGTGTGATCAAAGGTTATGATTGCATTCTTGCTGTTAGTTCTAAATCCTCTAAGGATAAAATTGCAATGCTTAAGAATATGGGAGCAAAGGTATATGTATGCCCGGCCCATGTAAGTGCTGATGATCCAAGATCGTATTATCAGGTGGCAAAAAGACTTCATGAAGAAATAAAAGGATCTGTATATATAAATCAATATTTTAACGAATTAAATATTGACGCTCATTATAATTCTACTGGACCAGAGATTTGGGAGCAAACCAATGGTAAGCTTACACATTTTATAGCATGTTGTGGAACCGGAGGAACTATCTCAGGTACTGCAAGATTTTTAAAAGAAAAAAATAGTAATGTACGTGTATTGGGAATCGATGCCTACGGATCGGTTATAAAAAAGTATCATGAAACCAGAGAATTTGATGAGGAAGAAATATATCCTTATAGAATTGAAGGTCTGGGTAAAAATTTAATCCCTACTGCAACAGATTTTGATGTTATTGATAAATTTGAAAAGGTTAGTGATGAAGATAGTGCACATACTGCTAGAGAATTAGTGAAAAAAGAAGGCCTGTTTTTAGGATACACAAGTGGAGCAGCTATACAAGGTGTGAAACAACTTGCAGAACAAGGTGAATTTGATGAAAATAGTAATGTTATTATTATTCTTCCCGATCATGGATCACGATATATGAGTAAAGTATTTAGTGATGATTGGATGACAGAACAAGGATTTTTTGATAGCAAGAATGAAATTGATGCAACAAAAGTGCAATTCATTAAATAA
- a CDS encoding YfhO family protein → MSLIKRFLPHILVVLGFVIVSLAYFNPVLSGKMLYQNDIKHYESMAKQQNDYRTNTGKETYWNNSAYGGMPTYQLGAKFPHDYMDKLDRLIRFLPRPADYLFLYLLSFYILMLVMRIPWKIAILGALAFGFSAYLIIIIGVGHNSKAHAIAYFPLVLSGIIMVFQKRYVWGFLLTALAMGLEIQANHYQMTYYLGLLTLVMGVAYFIDAIRKKEIPHFLKSVGTLVLAVLLGLATNATTLLSTSEYVDTSIRGKNLLAETTATSSEKNGLDYEYITEYSYGKLESLNLFVPKLMGLGRASDLGMDSAFYQKLIELGQPREQANYYAKVTGLYWGEQPFVEAPPYLGITVVFLALLGLLLVKGRLRWWLLAGMILSLALSWGKNLEFLTRFFIDYVPFYNKFRAVSSIQVILELLIPIAAVFGLHRFFNDKISIEERQKKFLISLGVFGGLCLIFWLFGGSLFSFKSSSEVRLGIEQPAIFDAIKEDRIAIMKSDSLRSLLFIILMGGVLWLSLKKKFSENITLIALGALIVMDLVTVDRRSVDNEGFISKREYRNYFQPTAVDKEILKDESYFRVLDQARGFNNSHTNYFFNSINGYTAVRPRKMEDMYFGHIAKGNLEVINMLNVKYVIQQNKEGQLDVQQNPSINGAAWFVEELKFVDNYKKEFESLNTIDTKKTAVIRKDYQGDLEGFTPKKDSISTVSISKTQPNHLAYNVYAANPGFIVFSETYYKDGWNAYIDGETTPIYPVDYMLRGLKVPAGKHSVEFKFEPQVVKTGSTITLTSSILFVLLILGGLYFQYKKTGSLLSLTKEDK, encoded by the coding sequence ATGTCTTTAATTAAAAGATTTTTACCTCATATTCTTGTCGTTTTAGGTTTTGTAATAGTTTCATTAGCTTATTTTAACCCAGTATTAAGTGGGAAAATGCTCTATCAAAATGATATAAAGCATTATGAGAGTATGGCTAAACAACAAAACGATTATCGAACTAATACCGGTAAAGAAACGTATTGGAATAATTCTGCTTATGGGGGAATGCCTACTTACCAGTTAGGAGCAAAATTTCCGCATGATTACATGGATAAATTGGATCGTTTGATTCGTTTTTTACCTAGACCAGCAGATTATCTTTTTCTTTACTTGCTTAGCTTTTATATTTTGATGCTTGTCATGCGCATCCCATGGAAAATTGCTATTTTGGGAGCGTTAGCTTTTGGGTTTTCGGCATATTTAATTATCATAATAGGAGTGGGGCATAATTCTAAAGCACATGCTATTGCTTACTTTCCGTTAGTTCTTTCGGGAATTATAATGGTTTTTCAGAAAAGATATGTTTGGGGGTTTTTATTAACAGCACTGGCAATGGGCTTAGAAATACAAGCCAACCATTATCAGATGACATATTATCTGGGGTTACTTACTCTGGTTATGGGAGTAGCTTATTTTATCGACGCTATACGAAAAAAAGAAATTCCACATTTTTTAAAATCTGTAGGTACATTGGTGCTAGCGGTGCTATTAGGGTTGGCGACAAATGCAACAACTTTATTATCTACATCAGAATATGTTGATACCAGTATTAGAGGTAAAAATTTATTGGCAGAAACTACAGCGACTTCTTCAGAAAAGAATGGATTGGATTATGAATATATTACAGAATACAGTTACGGTAAATTAGAATCACTAAACCTTTTTGTTCCTAAATTAATGGGATTAGGTAGAGCATCTGATTTGGGGATGGATTCTGCTTTTTATCAAAAATTGATTGAATTAGGACAGCCGAGAGAACAAGCTAATTATTATGCTAAAGTTACAGGCCTGTATTGGGGAGAACAACCTTTTGTAGAAGCTCCTCCATATTTAGGAATAACAGTAGTGTTTTTAGCCCTTTTAGGGTTGTTATTGGTTAAAGGAAGGCTTCGCTGGTGGCTACTGGCAGGAATGATATTATCTCTCGCTTTAAGTTGGGGTAAGAATTTAGAATTTCTAACAAGATTTTTTATAGATTATGTACCTTTTTATAATAAGTTCAGAGCAGTATCAAGTATTCAGGTCATTTTAGAGTTATTAATACCTATTGCTGCTGTTTTTGGGTTGCATCGATTCTTTAATGACAAAATATCTATTGAAGAAAGGCAAAAGAAATTTTTAATTTCATTAGGAGTTTTTGGAGGATTGTGTCTGATTTTTTGGCTGTTTGGAGGAAGTTTATTTAGTTTCAAATCATCTTCAGAAGTTCGACTAGGGATTGAACAACCTGCTATTTTTGATGCTATCAAAGAAGATCGAATTGCAATCATGAAAAGCGATAGTTTGCGTTCACTTCTGTTTATAATTCTAATGGGAGGTGTGCTTTGGCTTAGTTTAAAGAAAAAGTTTTCAGAAAATATTACCCTTATCGCACTAGGAGCACTAATTGTAATGGATTTGGTTACCGTAGATAGACGTAGTGTTGATAATGAGGGTTTTATCTCTAAGCGTGAATACAGAAACTATTTTCAACCAACTGCGGTGGATAAAGAAATTTTAAAAGACGAATCTTATTTTAGAGTATTAGATCAGGCAAGAGGTTTTAATAATTCACACACGAATTACTTCTTTAATTCTATTAATGGGTATACTGCAGTACGTCCCAGAAAAATGGAAGATATGTATTTCGGCCATATTGCCAAAGGTAATCTGGAAGTAATTAATATGCTTAATGTAAAATATGTAATTCAACAAAATAAAGAAGGACAGCTAGATGTTCAGCAAAACCCTTCAATTAATGGAGCAGCCTGGTTTGTAGAAGAACTAAAATTTGTAGACAATTATAAAAAAGAATTTGAATCATTAAATACTATAGATACCAAAAAGACGGCGGTTATTAGAAAAGATTATCAAGGAGATTTAGAAGGTTTTACACCTAAAAAGGATAGTATTTCTACAGTATCAATTTCTAAAACCCAACCTAATCATCTGGCATACAATGTTTATGCAGCTAATCCAGGTTTTATTGTCTTTTCTGAAACATATTATAAAGATGGTTGGAATGCATATATTGATGGAGAAACTACACCTATATACCCGGTAGATTATATGCTAAGAGGTCTAAAAGTACCAGCAGGAAAACATTCGGTAGAATTTAAATTCGAACCTCAGGTTGTTAAAACAGGAAGTACCATTACGCTTACAAGTTCTATTCTTTTTGTTTTACTGATACTTGGCGGATTGTATTTTCAATATAAGAAAACAGGGAGTTTGCTATCTTTAACCAAAGAAGATAAGTAA
- a CDS encoding DUF4834 family protein translates to MQEASLQGVLKIILIIILVYYGLKIITRLFGPLLLRYVTKKAGEKFKQQFDQYQQPRQSTEGEVTIEKKTKQNYSNKDVGEYIDYEEID, encoded by the coding sequence ATGCAGGAAGCATCGCTACAAGGGGTATTAAAGATAATTCTCATTATAATCTTAGTATATTATGGACTAAAGATAATAACGCGGTTATTTGGTCCTCTATTGCTTAGATATGTTACAAAGAAAGCTGGAGAGAAATTTAAACAGCAATTTGATCAATATCAACAACCCCGGCAGTCTACAGAAGGTGAGGTAACTATTGAAAAAAAAACTAAACAAAATTATTCTAATAAAGATGTAGGAGAATATATCGATTATGAGGAAATTGATTAA
- a CDS encoding glycosyltransferase family 4 protein yields the protein MKVLIITYYWPPAGGPGVQRWLKFVKYFRDFDIEPIVYVPENPTYPLEDTSLLFEIPEGIEVLKQSIFEPYRFAQVFSKKETKTISKGIIAGAAKQSFMQRLLLYVRGNFFIPDARKFWVKPSVRYLEKYLSENKIDTIITTGPPHSVHLIGKELKQQTGLRWFADFRDPWTTIGYHDKLKLTKRSMQKHISMEKEVLSTADHIVVTSFTTQKEFKAITNTPVSVVTNGYDRESIPETILDTKFTLSHIGSLLSGRNPENLWKALYDLTKENEAFSEAFQLQLVGAVSDDVLSSIREAGLSDFLELKGYVPHIDAIKIQRSSQVLLLIEIDSKDTRCIIPGKLFEYMVSKRPIIALGPAGADVSKLIFDTNSGCFFEYHEYEKIKTQILEYFVQFQKGTLASHVIGVEKYSRRELTRSISGLLKEVIIRK from the coding sequence GTGAAGGTCCTGATCATTACATATTATTGGCCACCTGCGGGAGGTCCTGGAGTACAGCGATGGCTTAAGTTTGTTAAGTACTTTAGAGATTTTGATATAGAACCAATAGTATATGTGCCCGAGAATCCTACATATCCTCTAGAAGATACTTCTTTATTGTTTGAAATCCCTGAAGGAATAGAAGTGTTAAAACAATCTATTTTCGAACCTTATCGTTTTGCTCAGGTATTTTCTAAAAAGGAGACCAAAACAATAAGTAAAGGGATTATTGCCGGTGCAGCAAAGCAATCTTTTATGCAGCGATTGCTATTGTATGTACGTGGTAATTTTTTTATTCCAGATGCCCGTAAATTCTGGGTGAAACCTTCGGTAAGATATTTAGAAAAGTATCTTTCAGAAAACAAAATTGACACTATAATTACTACCGGGCCACCCCATAGCGTACACTTAATAGGGAAGGAGTTGAAACAACAAACTGGCCTAAGGTGGTTTGCCGATTTTAGAGATCCATGGACTACCATAGGGTATCATGATAAACTGAAACTCACAAAACGATCTATGCAAAAGCATATATCTATGGAGAAAGAGGTATTGAGTACCGCAGATCATATTGTTGTTACTAGTTTTACTACACAAAAAGAATTTAAAGCCATTACCAATACTCCGGTTTCTGTAGTGACTAATGGTTATGACAGAGAATCGATTCCTGAAACGATTTTGGACACTAAATTTACCCTTTCACATATAGGATCTTTATTGTCTGGTAGAAATCCAGAGAATCTTTGGAAAGCCTTGTATGATTTAACTAAGGAAAACGAAGCATTTTCTGAAGCATTTCAATTACAATTGGTAGGAGCTGTTAGTGATGACGTATTGTCTTCAATTCGAGAGGCTGGGTTATCAGATTTTTTAGAATTGAAAGGATATGTCCCGCATATAGATGCTATTAAAATTCAAAGAAGTTCGCAAGTTTTACTATTGATCGAAATAGATAGTAAAGATACCCGATGTATTATACCGGGTAAATTATTTGAATACATGGTATCTAAAAGACCTATTATAGCGTTGGGGCCTGCAGGTGCAGATGTATCTAAACTTATTTTTGATACAAATTCAGGATGCTTTTTTGAATATCATGAATACGAAAAGATAAAAACACAAATACTCGAATATTTTGTTCAGTTTCAAAAAGGAACATTAGCATCTCATGTTATTGGTGTTGAAAAATATAGCAGGAGGGAGTTAACTAGATCAATATCTGGTTTATTAAAAGAAGTAATCATAAGAAAATAA
- a CDS encoding aminotransferase class I/II-fold pyridoxal phosphate-dependent enzyme — translation MRDLFDKIYKDKGPLGKWADQAEGYFVFPKLEGPISNRMRFQGREVITWSINDYLGLANKEEVRKVDAEAAAAYGSAYPMGARMMSGHTDLHEQLQDELAEFVDKEAAYLLNFGYQGMVSTIDALVSKDDIIVYDVDAHACIIDGVRLHQGQRYTYRHNNIESIDKNLMRATKMAQKTGGGILLISEGVFGMRGEQGRLKEIVALKEKYNFRLFVDDAHGFGTLGATGAGTGEEQGIQDQIDVYFATFAKSMASTGAFIAADQEIIDYLKYNLRSQMFAKSLQMQLVVGALKRLDMLRTMPELKAKLWQNVNNLQNGLKERGFDLGTTQSCVTPVYLKGSIPEAMALVKDLRENYGIFCSIVVYPVIPKGLILLRLIPTASHTLEDIEETLNAFSAIRERLENGTYKRMSAAVAAAMGE, via the coding sequence ATGAGAGATTTATTTGATAAGATTTATAAAGACAAAGGACCATTAGGAAAGTGGGCGGATCAGGCAGAAGGATATTTTGTTTTTCCTAAACTAGAAGGACCTATATCAAATAGAATGAGGTTTCAAGGGAGAGAAGTAATTACCTGGAGTATCAATGACTATTTGGGATTAGCAAATAAAGAAGAAGTTCGTAAGGTAGATGCAGAGGCAGCAGCAGCTTATGGATCTGCGTATCCAATGGGAGCTAGGATGATGAGTGGGCATACAGATCTTCATGAACAATTACAAGATGAATTAGCAGAGTTTGTCGATAAAGAAGCAGCATATTTATTAAATTTTGGATACCAGGGAATGGTTTCTACAATTGATGCACTGGTAAGTAAAGATGATATCATTGTATATGATGTAGATGCACATGCTTGTATTATTGATGGAGTACGATTACATCAAGGACAGCGATATACGTATCGACATAACAATATAGAAAGTATTGATAAAAACTTGATGAGAGCCACCAAAATGGCACAAAAGACTGGAGGAGGGATTTTACTGATTTCTGAAGGTGTTTTTGGAATGCGAGGAGAGCAAGGAAGACTAAAAGAAATTGTAGCTTTAAAAGAAAAGTATAACTTTAGATTGTTTGTTGATGATGCACACGGATTTGGTACATTAGGAGCAACAGGAGCAGGAACAGGTGAGGAGCAAGGTATTCAGGATCAAATCGATGTATACTTTGCTACGTTTGCTAAATCTATGGCGAGTACAGGAGCATTTATTGCTGCTGATCAAGAGATTATAGATTATTTAAAGTATAATTTACGTTCTCAAATGTTTGCAAAATCATTGCAGATGCAATTAGTAGTAGGAGCTCTTAAGCGTTTAGATATGCTTAGAACAATGCCCGAACTAAAAGCTAAACTATGGCAGAATGTAAATAATTTGCAGAATGGACTTAAAGAAAGAGGGTTTGACTTAGGAACTACGCAGAGTTGCGTAACACCAGTATATTTAAAAGGAAGTATTCCTGAAGCTATGGCTCTGGTAAAAGATCTTAGAGAGAATTATGGGATTTTCTGTTCTATTGTAGTATATCCAGTTATACCTAAAGGACTAATATTATTGAGGTTAATTCCTACAGCCTCTCATACCTTAGAGGATATAGAAGAAACACTTAATGCATTTTCTGCCATACGAGAACGATTAGAAAACGGAACTTATAAACGTATGTCTGCTGCTGTTGCTGCTGCAATGGGAGAATAA
- a CDS encoding transporter — MIKSAIFEPNLLSMYPKSILLLIITFLCTLTVSAQYTEKINTNRPGTSQGAFSVGNNVLQLEGGFGFGKEKHKLLNTKTNVFKFDYSVRYGLLIEQLELRLNGTFRADGVKQTIGGNEEKIKRSNFEVNTIGAKYLIYDPYKKPKKDSTNYDELKSWKERYRFKWKSLIPAVSAYVGANFVSKDNPFTAPNDDTFSPKIVLMTQNNWTTSLNGNWVLVTNLIVDKVTTDDPIIGWIITSTHTINEKWAAFGEYQGQKSDFYSDNILRLGGAYLYNKDLQLDANIAFNFKDTPSIFTFSFGASYRFDWHTKDEIIEQPGLEGGIKEGEKEENEDEGENEEDEQDGLDELEEGEEIENDSLKLRKTPFVNDFEDDGFRDAIESDLDQRRTEERLERERIENEKIAKKEDKKFRKEEARRLKREAKEARKAEKAEIQAEKEKQKMINDIDAELDKMEKEQGVDQELQDIDKELQELEKMEKDLDSDNQEKEEKKEEKKEEKKEEEDVDAEYEKYQKEQEKTKKAEEKRRRKEEKKRQKEEKKRKKEEQKRKSKEEKDNKTDDSDLDKELEKIDQ; from the coding sequence ATGATAAAATCTGCTATATTTGAACCAAATCTATTGAGTATGTACCCTAAGTCTATTCTGTTATTAATTATCACATTTCTATGTACCCTAACGGTTTCTGCACAATATACCGAGAAGATCAATACCAATAGACCTGGTACATCACAGGGTGCTTTCTCGGTTGGTAATAATGTTTTACAATTAGAAGGTGGTTTTGGCTTTGGAAAAGAAAAACATAAACTCCTTAATACAAAGACAAATGTTTTTAAGTTCGATTATTCTGTGCGATACGGTTTATTAATCGAACAATTAGAACTTAGACTAAATGGTACCTTTAGAGCAGATGGAGTAAAACAAACCATTGGAGGTAATGAAGAAAAAATAAAGAGAAGTAACTTTGAAGTAAATACGATTGGTGCAAAATATTTGATTTATGATCCATATAAGAAGCCAAAAAAAGATTCTACTAATTATGATGAATTAAAAAGCTGGAAAGAGCGTTACAGATTTAAGTGGAAAAGCTTAATCCCTGCAGTTTCTGCTTATGTAGGAGCCAATTTTGTATCAAAAGACAACCCTTTTACTGCACCTAATGATGATACCTTTAGTCCAAAGATTGTTTTAATGACCCAGAATAACTGGACTACGAGTTTGAATGGAAACTGGGTATTGGTAACTAATTTGATTGTCGATAAAGTAACAACAGATGATCCGATTATCGGTTGGATTATTACTTCTACTCATACAATAAATGAAAAATGGGCTGCTTTTGGAGAATACCAAGGGCAAAAAAGTGATTTTTATAGTGATAATATTCTTAGACTTGGAGGAGCCTATTTATACAATAAAGATCTGCAGCTGGATGCAAACATTGCTTTCAATTTTAAAGACACCCCTTCTATTTTTACTTTTAGTTTTGGGGCATCTTATCGATTTGATTGGCATACCAAAGACGAGATCATTGAGCAACCAGGATTAGAAGGCGGCATTAAAGAAGGAGAGAAAGAAGAAAATGAGGATGAAGGAGAGAATGAAGAAGATGAACAAGATGGGTTGGATGAACTTGAAGAAGGAGAAGAAATAGAAAATGATAGCCTTAAATTGAGAAAAACTCCTTTTGTTAATGATTTTGAAGACGATGGTTTCAGAGATGCAATCGAAAGCGACCTTGATCAAAGACGAACTGAAGAACGACTGGAACGTGAACGTATTGAAAACGAGAAAATAGCTAAAAAAGAAGATAAGAAATTTAGAAAAGAAGAAGCTAGACGTCTAAAACGTGAAGCAAAAGAAGCCAGAAAAGCTGAAAAGGCTGAAATCCAAGCCGAGAAAGAAAAGCAAAAAATGATCAATGATATCGATGCCGAATTGGATAAAATGGAGAAAGAACAAGGTGTGGATCAAGAACTACAAGATATAGATAAAGAGCTTCAGGAACTCGAAAAAATGGAAAAAGACTTAGATTCTGATAATCAAGAAAAAGAAGAGAAAAAAGAAGAGAAAAAAGAAGAGAAAAAGGAAGAGGAAGATGTAGATGCTGAATACGAAAAGTATCAAAAAGAACAAGAAAAAACTAAGAAAGCAGAAGAAAAGAGAAGAAGAAAAGAGGAAAAGAAGCGTCAAAAAGAAGAAAAGAAAAGGAAAAAAGAAGAACAAAAGCGCAAAAGCAAAGAAGAAAAGGATAATAAAACCGATGATTCGGATCTTGATAAAGAATTAGAAAAAATAGATCAGTAA
- a CDS encoding response regulator transcription factor, producing MSDSKIKVIIIEDNITLLDSYKDIINEAEIFKVIGTYEDCETAILNIKSDDPDIALLDIRLPGINGIEGVKRLKSIKPNLLSIMITVYNDTKYIFDALCAGAIGYLTKNTEPEELINALTEAYNGGAPMSALIARKVVESFVLPKEKSLSDRENNVLQLLSKGKSYASIGNELNVSINTIKTHTRNIYEKLQVNSREEIIKKYGN from the coding sequence ATGAGTGATTCTAAAATAAAAGTAATAATCATTGAGGACAATATCACTTTATTAGATTCTTACAAAGACATCATTAATGAAGCCGAGATATTTAAAGTTATAGGCACATATGAAGATTGCGAAACGGCTATTTTAAATATAAAAAGTGATGATCCTGATATTGCTCTTCTTGATATACGACTTCCCGGTATAAATGGAATTGAAGGAGTTAAAAGATTAAAAAGCATCAAACCAAACCTTCTGTCCATAATGATTACGGTATACAACGACACAAAGTATATTTTTGATGCACTGTGTGCAGGAGCTATTGGATATCTAACCAAAAACACAGAGCCCGAAGAATTAATCAATGCATTAACCGAAGCATATAATGGAGGAGCACCGATGAGTGCATTAATTGCCAGAAAAGTTGTAGAATCTTTTGTCTTACCGAAAGAGAAAAGTTTATCTGATAGAGAGAATAATGTTCTACAACTCTTATCAAAAGGAAAAAGTTACGCCTCAATTGGTAATGAGCTTAATGTATCCATAAATACAATAAAAACTCATACCAGAAATATCTATGAAAAATTACAAGTGAATAGTAGAGAAGAAATTATAAAAAAATATGGAAATTAG